From Salvia splendens isolate huo1 chromosome 3, SspV2, whole genome shotgun sequence, a single genomic window includes:
- the LOC121796226 gene encoding pectinesterase-like yields the protein MESQKCIILWVLLISNLSIVCLGKDATLDEKVRTQCGFTRYPTLCVQSLTGLGSSVDILSVLVNSTMSQTNLPNSNFEVLSSHFISPQAQQARIAIDYCHDLMSMSRKRLNQALDALKKSPEKHKDDIQTWLSAALTFQQTCKDSVEAHADSNAYVEEIKKKMDFLSELGSNPLALANRIVGESPAGGRRLLGGENFPRWMSAGDRKLLQSTAIKANAVVAKDGSGDYTTVSAAIAAAGGGRFVIYVKAGTYNEKINTNKDGITLIGDGKYSTIITAGGSVGKGGSSLRGSATFTITGDGFIARDIGFQNTAGPSAEQAVALTIASDRSVLYRCSIAGYQDTLYALSLRQFYRECDIYGTVDFIFGNAAAVFQSCGLYLRRPRGGGAYNVILANGRSDPGQNTGFSVQNCRITGAADFSSAQKSYLGRPWKAYSRAVVMQSNIDRAIASRGWVEWPGAGGGTYKSLYFAEYANMGGGAATSGRVGWAGFKVLGAAEAGKFTVANFIGGNSWLPSTGVTFVSGL from the exons ATGGAATCCCAAAAATGCATTATTTTGTGGGTTTTGTTGATCTCGAATTTGAGCATAGTGTGCTTGGGAAAAGATGCCACGTTGGATGAGAAAGTTAGAACACAATGTGGGTTCACTAGATATCCTACGTTGTGTGTCCAATCCTTGACAGGGTTAGGGTCAAGTGTAGATATCTTGTCTGTCCTTGTCAACTCCACCATGTCCCAAACAAATTTGCCCAATTCCAATTTCGAAGTCCTAAGCTCCCATTTCATCTCTCCTCAAGCTCAACAAGCCCGAATCGCCATCG ACTATTGTCACGACCTAATGAGCATGTCACGGAAAAGGCTCAACCAAGCCCTGGACGCCTTAAAAAAGTCGCCGGAGAAGCACAAGGACGATATCCAGACGTGGCTGAGCGCCGCCCTCACGTTCCAGCAGACGTGCAAGGACTCGGTCGAGGCCCACGCCGACTCAAATGCTTAcgtggaagaaataaaaaagaaaatggacTTTTTGTCCGAACTAGGCAGCAACCCCCTGGCTCTGGCCAACCGGATCGTCGGAGAGTCTCCGGCGGGGGGCCGGAGACTCCTCGGAGGGGAGAATTTTCCTAGGTGGATGTCCGCCGGCGACCGGAAATTGCTCCAGAGCACGGCGATCAAGGCGAATGCGGTGGTGGCGAAGGACGGGAGCGGCGACTACACGACGGTGTCGGCGGCGATCGCGGCGGCCGGCGGCGGCAGGTTTGTGATTTATGTGAAGGCGGGGACTTATAATGAGAAGATTAATACTAATAAAGATGGGATTACGTTAATTGGCGATGGGAAATATTCTACTATTATCACCGCCGGCGGCAGCGTTGGCAAAGGCGGCTCTTCTCTTCGTGGATCAGCTACCTTTA CTATTACTGGCGACGGGTTCATAGCGCGGGACATCGGGTTCCAGAACACGGCGGGGCCGAGCGCGGAGCAGGCGGTGGCGCTGACGATCGCCTCCGACCGGTCAGTGCTGTACCGGTGCAGCATCGCGGGTTACCAGGATACGCTCTACGCGCTGTCCCTCCGCCAGTTCTACCGCGAGTGCGACATCTACGGCACGGTCGACTTCATCTTCGGCAACGCGGCCGCAGTGTTCCAGAGCTGCGGCCTCTACCTCCGCCGGCCCCGCGGCGGAGGGGCCTACAATGTGATCCTGGCCAATGGACGGAGCGACCCGGGCCAGAACACGGGTTTCTCCGTCCAGAACTGCCGGATCACGGGGGCCGCGGACTTCTCGTCGGCCCAGAAGTCGTACCTAGGCCGGCCGTGGAAGGCCTACTCGAGGGCGGTGGTGATGCAGTCGAACATCGACCGCGCCATCGCCTCGAGGGGGTGGGTGGAGTGGCCCGGGGCGGGCGGTGGGACCTACAAGTCGTTGTATTTCGCGGAGTATGCCAACATGGGGGGTGGCGCGGCGACGTCGGGCCGGGTGGGGTGGGCCGGGTTCAAGGTGCTCGGGGCCGCGGAGGCGGGGAAGTTCACGGTGGCGAATTTCATCGGAGGGAACTCGTGGCTGCCGTCGACGGGGGTGACGTTTGTTTCCGGGCTTTAA